From Microbacterium invictum, the proteins below share one genomic window:
- a CDS encoding KpsF/GutQ family sugar-phosphate isomerase, with the protein MSTNSTLLDAARLVVRNEGAAVLAVADQIDETFIEVVDLLENCRGKVFVTGSGTSGAVARRMAHLLAVCGTPSVFIHPMDALHGTMGALAPGDVLISISRGGESSEINDFSTRAQRRSVKVVAITAAPSSSLGRLADLTVTLATEGDGDPGGVIAMGSTLVTAVWGDALANILMRRRGYGWDQVLETHPAGAVGLITDLPDPLDRIDSPSPA; encoded by the coding sequence ATGTCCACGAATTCGACCCTTCTCGATGCTGCCCGGCTGGTCGTGCGCAACGAGGGCGCCGCAGTACTGGCAGTCGCGGACCAGATCGATGAGACCTTCATCGAGGTCGTCGACCTGCTCGAGAACTGCCGCGGAAAGGTCTTCGTGACCGGTTCGGGTACCTCCGGTGCTGTCGCGCGGCGCATGGCACACCTGCTCGCCGTCTGCGGAACACCATCCGTGTTCATTCACCCCATGGACGCGCTGCACGGCACGATGGGCGCCCTCGCCCCCGGCGATGTGCTCATCTCGATCTCCCGGGGCGGCGAGTCGAGCGAGATCAACGACTTCTCCACCCGGGCGCAGCGCCGCTCCGTCAAGGTGGTCGCGATCACGGCCGCGCCCTCGTCCAGCCTCGGCCGGCTGGCGGACCTCACGGTGACTCTTGCCACGGAAGGGGACGGCGACCCGGGCGGGGTCATTGCGATGGGAAGCACACTCGTGACCGCGGTGTGGGGCGACGCTCTCGCCAACATCCTGATGCGCCGCCGCGGCTACGGATGGGACCAGGTCCTCGAAACGCACCCCGCAGGGGCGGTGGGACTTATCACGGACCTTCCCGACCCGCTCGATCGCATCGACTCGCCCTCCCCGGCCTGA
- a CDS encoding sugar ABC transporter ATP-binding protein — MAAMDAATGAAMDGAAGSGLEVRDVVMSYSGVTVLKGVSIAVRPGEVIGLVGHNGAGKSTLMRVISGAIKPVSGAVLLDGEPKTLGSPIDALDAGIATVYQELSLLPNLTVSQNAFLGHERSRGGLLSKDQMRERTRALTTEFGLDVDPDAKVGSYPVATRQLLEIAIATHRNARFLLLDEPTTSLEGAQVDRFLEIVKSLSSRGIGIILVDHKLEELYAVASRVVALVDGEVRIDANVSEVSRQDVITAIAGEDALELIGRQARVPQQAVESTRPVTVAVERLRTGALSDVTLRAHEGRVLGIYGLVGSGRTELLRTLVGLDPIKSGTVTLFEKPFAPRGPHDAMKAGVVYVTEERKVDGIVPQLDSSINALLPVLRRAYRWGRLDRSRLKGIAAEYMDQLKVKGNRSGPIERLSGGNQQKVLLARALAQNPKVLLLDEPTKGVDLGVKADIHHMVRRLAHDNGLTVIVVSSEEEEICEVSDDVLVMSNGTADGTLLNPDSLTPASLRHAAWDAA, encoded by the coding sequence ATGGCGGCGATGGATGCGGCCACCGGTGCCGCGATGGATGGAGCGGCCGGATCAGGCCTCGAAGTCCGGGATGTCGTCATGAGCTACTCGGGCGTGACGGTGCTGAAGGGCGTGTCCATCGCCGTCCGACCCGGTGAGGTGATCGGCCTGGTCGGCCACAACGGCGCCGGCAAATCGACCCTCATGCGTGTCATCTCCGGAGCGATCAAACCGGTCTCCGGTGCGGTCCTCCTCGACGGGGAGCCGAAAACTCTCGGCTCCCCGATCGACGCCCTCGATGCCGGTATCGCGACGGTGTACCAGGAGCTATCGCTTCTGCCGAACCTCACCGTTTCGCAAAACGCATTCCTCGGACACGAGCGGTCCCGGGGGGGCCTTCTCAGCAAGGACCAGATGCGCGAGCGGACTCGGGCGCTCACCACCGAGTTCGGTCTGGACGTCGACCCCGACGCCAAGGTCGGCAGCTATCCGGTCGCCACTCGGCAGCTGCTGGAGATCGCGATCGCTACCCACCGAAACGCCCGCTTCCTGCTGCTCGACGAGCCGACGACGAGCCTCGAGGGCGCTCAAGTCGACAGATTCCTCGAGATCGTGAAGTCGCTGTCTTCTCGCGGCATCGGCATCATCCTCGTCGACCACAAGCTCGAGGAGCTGTACGCCGTGGCGTCCCGAGTCGTTGCCCTGGTCGACGGAGAAGTCCGGATCGATGCCAACGTGAGCGAAGTCTCCCGGCAGGATGTCATCACGGCGATCGCCGGAGAAGATGCCCTTGAGCTCATCGGACGTCAGGCACGTGTCCCTCAACAAGCGGTTGAGTCGACCCGCCCGGTCACTGTGGCCGTCGAAAGACTACGTACCGGCGCGCTCTCTGACGTGACCCTGCGCGCCCACGAAGGGCGAGTTCTTGGCATCTACGGGCTCGTCGGCTCGGGTCGCACGGAGCTGCTTCGAACGCTCGTGGGGCTGGACCCGATCAAGAGCGGAACGGTCACACTGTTCGAGAAGCCATTCGCCCCGCGTGGACCGCACGACGCGATGAAAGCAGGCGTCGTCTACGTGACCGAAGAGCGCAAGGTCGACGGCATCGTTCCGCAACTCGACTCGTCCATCAACGCGCTTCTGCCCGTGCTGCGCCGCGCCTACCGGTGGGGGAGGCTCGACCGCTCGCGGCTCAAAGGAATAGCCGCCGAATACATGGACCAGCTCAAGGTCAAAGGCAATCGCTCAGGACCGATCGAGCGACTCTCCGGCGGCAATCAGCAAAAGGTCTTGTTGGCCCGCGCATTGGCCCAGAACCCGAAAGTGCTCCTCCTGGATGAGCCCACCAAAGGCGTCGACCTCGGCGTGAAAGCCGACATCCATCACATGGTCCGTCGCCTTGCCCACGACAACGGGCTGACCGTCATCGTCGTCTCCAGCGAAGAGGAGGAGATCTGCGAGGTCTCCGACGACGTGCTCGTGATGAGCAACGGAACAGCCGACGGAACGCTCCTCAACCCTGACTCCCTGACACCGGCCTCGCTGCGTCACGCGGCGTGGGACGCTGCATAA
- a CDS encoding substrate-binding domain-containing protein, whose amino-acid sequence MRRRITLTAAAAGILLLLTGCSGAIDTGAGTAPTASDGSIPRPAACDEDTPYIAVALPNLTNPYYIAMKQGFEEQGEEQGFEVEVQVADDDDAAQLSQVQSMLQKKPCALALNAVKSEPAAAIVKAANDAGVPVFTVNVIVSPESLEAQGASIVQYLGADNAAGGTQMAEQVLTDMGADAALNIGFVTEPDEVPTVQRDEGFEAGIASNANAKVVAKVDGNVKPDDSLAATTEMLSGNPDINVIFASTGPGTYGALQGLEGHPDVQLYGFCASEEPLTGQYMGCVAQEPESYGQQVIDQIRGWVDGDTPEPEILLPLKMFVSGETPAPGEVG is encoded by the coding sequence ATGCGACGACGCATCACACTGACAGCCGCGGCAGCGGGCATCCTCCTGCTGCTCACCGGCTGTTCCGGCGCCATTGACACCGGCGCAGGCACAGCACCCACCGCATCTGATGGGTCGATCCCGCGACCCGCCGCGTGCGACGAGGACACCCCGTACATCGCGGTTGCCCTCCCCAACCTCACCAACCCCTACTACATCGCCATGAAACAGGGCTTCGAGGAACAGGGCGAAGAGCAGGGCTTCGAGGTCGAGGTCCAGGTCGCGGACGACGACGACGCCGCACAGCTATCCCAGGTGCAGTCGATGCTGCAGAAAAAGCCGTGCGCCCTAGCCCTCAACGCCGTGAAGTCAGAGCCCGCCGCGGCAATCGTCAAAGCCGCGAACGACGCGGGTGTTCCCGTGTTCACGGTCAACGTGATCGTCTCACCGGAGTCTCTGGAGGCGCAAGGCGCTTCGATCGTGCAGTACCTCGGCGCAGACAACGCCGCAGGCGGCACGCAGATGGCCGAACAGGTGCTCACGGACATGGGGGCCGACGCGGCACTCAACATCGGTTTCGTCACCGAGCCCGACGAGGTTCCGACGGTCCAGCGCGATGAGGGCTTCGAAGCCGGCATTGCGTCCAATGCGAACGCGAAGGTGGTCGCAAAGGTCGACGGCAACGTGAAGCCGGATGACAGCCTGGCCGCGACGACCGAAATGCTCAGCGGAAACCCCGACATCAATGTCATCTTCGCCAGCACCGGCCCGGGCACTTATGGCGCCCTGCAGGGTCTTGAAGGGCACCCCGACGTGCAGCTCTACGGTTTCTGCGCCTCGGAAGAGCCGCTCACCGGCCAGTACATGGGCTGTGTCGCTCAGGAGCCCGAATCGTACGGACAGCAGGTTATCGACCAGATCCGCGGCTGGGTCGACGGTGACACCCCTGAGCCCGAGATCCTGCTCCCGCTGAAGATGTTCGTCTCCGGCGAGACCCCCGCACCGGGCGAGGTCGGCTGA
- a CDS encoding ABC transporter permease: MGIAAVLVLVVIAFSLLSPNFRTLENAQVLLLNGAVIAFLALGQTFVLLTGGIDLSTGSNVALTGMIAALSMQAGLPWWAAVLIAIATGLFVGSINGALIYYLKLPPFIVTFATFGVAASIPLILTGGGSVNVADPFFAIIGRGSIYGIPMPVILVAVAAIIFGFLLRFTATGVHIYAVGGNAETSRLAGVNSGLIILLVYALSGLCAAMGGLIVTSRLMVGYPSAGSGNELFYSIAAAVVGGVSLFGGIGSISGALLGAVLIATVSNGMNVVGVQSYWQPLVIGLIILGGVIIDTHRRQLSFAALLGRFRRSPGQDSTPGSGTTATALAAPSTGSTVPADATAGPTPSTH; the protein is encoded by the coding sequence ATGGGCATCGCGGCTGTGCTGGTCTTGGTCGTGATCGCGTTCAGCCTCCTCTCACCGAACTTCCGCACTCTGGAAAACGCTCAAGTCCTGCTACTCAACGGTGCAGTGATCGCATTCCTAGCACTCGGACAGACGTTCGTGCTCCTCACGGGTGGCATCGATCTCTCCACCGGCTCAAACGTCGCGCTGACTGGCATGATTGCCGCTCTTTCCATGCAGGCGGGCTTGCCGTGGTGGGCGGCCGTGCTTATCGCCATTGCCACCGGGTTGTTCGTTGGGTCCATCAATGGCGCGCTGATCTACTACCTGAAACTGCCTCCCTTCATCGTGACCTTCGCGACGTTCGGCGTCGCCGCGAGCATTCCGCTCATCCTCACCGGCGGCGGGTCGGTGAACGTCGCCGACCCGTTCTTCGCCATCATCGGTCGAGGTTCGATCTACGGCATCCCGATGCCAGTCATCCTCGTCGCTGTCGCGGCGATCATCTTCGGCTTCCTGCTGCGATTCACCGCAACCGGCGTGCATATTTACGCCGTCGGCGGAAACGCTGAGACGAGCCGCTTGGCGGGTGTCAACAGCGGCCTCATCATCCTCCTCGTCTACGCACTCAGCGGTCTGTGCGCCGCGATGGGCGGGCTCATCGTGACGAGCCGGCTCATGGTCGGATACCCCAGCGCCGGATCCGGCAACGAACTCTTCTACTCCATCGCTGCGGCAGTCGTCGGCGGTGTCAGCCTGTTCGGCGGCATCGGATCAATCAGCGGCGCACTGCTCGGAGCCGTCCTCATTGCGACCGTCTCCAACGGCATGAACGTCGTAGGCGTGCAGAGCTACTGGCAGCCGCTCGTCATCGGCCTCATCATCCTCGGCGGCGTCATCATCGACACCCACCGACGTCAACTCTCCTTCGCCGCCCTCCTCGGCCGGTTCCGGCGTTCACCGGGGCAGGACTCGACCCCCGGCAGCGGGACGACCGCTACGGCCTTGGCGGCTCCCTCGACCGGATCGACGGTGCCCGCAGACGCCACAGCTGGGCCTACACCGTCCACCCACTAA
- a CDS encoding sugar-binding transcriptional regulator, with amino-acid sequence MKTKPQPLRKGSPLLARGRSNQSDELTVEERSQLLSVARRFYLEDQSKIQIAAELQISRFKVARMLDLARAQGLVTITLNDDGAVDWDLSQQLAQHLGLAEVVVVHANGDTEQVRKRVAAAGAEFVSSTLRDGEVLGMAWGRTLSALTAALPRLPRMSIVQLTGAAGSDVGQSPVELVRLIAQNSGGSAHPIFAPLVVETAETARSLRQQPDIARAFAMFADVTTALVSVGSWNPPDSQLYEFLPPGEREALVARGVVAEVSATLLAADGVEIADDFVDRTIAVSTAQLRAIPRVLAVAAGARKAGAVAAVTRAGLITGLVTDHALAIEALAAASPRSGDAA; translated from the coding sequence ATGAAGACGAAACCGCAACCTCTCAGGAAGGGAAGCCCTCTCTTGGCGCGTGGACGGTCGAACCAATCCGATGAGCTGACCGTGGAAGAGCGCAGCCAGTTGCTCTCCGTCGCACGCCGCTTCTACCTCGAGGATCAGAGCAAGATCCAGATCGCCGCGGAGCTTCAAATCTCACGGTTCAAGGTGGCAAGGATGCTGGATCTGGCGCGCGCGCAAGGGCTGGTCACGATAACTCTCAACGACGATGGCGCTGTCGACTGGGACCTCTCCCAGCAACTCGCGCAGCACCTCGGACTTGCTGAAGTCGTCGTCGTACACGCCAACGGCGACACGGAACAGGTTCGCAAACGAGTCGCCGCGGCCGGCGCAGAATTCGTCAGCTCGACGCTCCGCGACGGCGAGGTGCTTGGGATGGCGTGGGGTCGTACTCTCAGCGCGCTGACGGCGGCGCTTCCCCGCCTGCCGCGAATGTCGATCGTCCAGCTGACCGGGGCAGCTGGATCTGATGTTGGCCAGTCGCCTGTCGAGCTCGTCCGCCTCATCGCCCAGAACTCCGGGGGGTCTGCGCATCCGATCTTCGCGCCGCTCGTCGTGGAGACCGCCGAGACTGCGCGCTCCCTCCGCCAACAGCCGGATATCGCGCGGGCGTTCGCGATGTTCGCGGACGTGACGACCGCGCTCGTATCGGTCGGTTCGTGGAACCCGCCGGACTCGCAGCTCTATGAGTTTTTACCGCCGGGTGAGCGTGAGGCTCTCGTGGCAAGAGGGGTAGTAGCAGAAGTATCTGCGACGCTGCTGGCGGCGGATGGCGTCGAGATCGCGGACGACTTCGTGGACCGGACAATCGCTGTGTCCACCGCGCAGCTCCGGGCGATTCCCCGCGTCCTCGCCGTCGCTGCCGGCGCTCGGAAAGCGGGAGCGGTTGCCGCCGTAACCCGTGCCGGGCTGATCACAGGACTCGTGACCGACCACGCCCTCGCGATCGAGGCACTCGCCGCCGCATCGCCGCGATCTGGGGACGCCGCGTGA
- a CDS encoding DUF2332 family protein encodes MTQVLADGYRRFAELEATGVSEIYFDWASGIADDPTVLELIAALPGIKGQPNLVFAAARFVGAPVGSYAEFRDWIVEHWESVVPVILARSTQTNEAARCAVLLPVLERLDGPLSLIEAGAAGGLVLYPDRYSYRYVVDGTTERLTLDPSTGPSPVELPCTIDATSVPTRLPEVAWRAGVDLNPIDVADPDQLAWLETLVWPEHRERRERLHRAAALVAADPPHLIASSDCGRAASPR; translated from the coding sequence ATGACCCAGGTTCTTGCTGACGGCTACCGACGATTTGCCGAACTGGAAGCCACCGGGGTCTCGGAGATCTACTTCGACTGGGCGTCAGGAATCGCCGATGACCCGACCGTGTTGGAATTGATCGCCGCCCTACCTGGGATCAAGGGACAGCCGAACCTCGTGTTCGCCGCCGCCCGATTCGTCGGTGCGCCTGTCGGCTCCTACGCCGAGTTCCGCGACTGGATCGTCGAACACTGGGAGTCCGTGGTCCCCGTGATCCTGGCCCGCTCCACCCAGACCAACGAGGCCGCGCGCTGCGCCGTGCTCCTCCCAGTCCTCGAGCGGCTGGACGGGCCGCTGTCCCTCATCGAGGCCGGGGCTGCCGGCGGACTGGTCCTCTATCCCGATCGCTACAGCTATCGCTACGTCGTGGACGGCACGACGGAGCGCCTTACCCTCGACCCCTCGACCGGGCCGAGCCCGGTCGAGCTGCCCTGCACGATCGACGCGACCAGCGTGCCCACACGTCTCCCCGAGGTCGCATGGCGCGCGGGCGTCGACCTGAACCCGATCGACGTGGCGGACCCGGACCAACTCGCCTGGCTCGAGACGCTCGTGTGGCCGGAACACCGGGAGCGACGTGAGCGCCTCCACCGCGCGGCAGCACTCGTGGCCGCTGACCCGCCTCATCTCATCGCTTCGAGCGACTGCGGTAGGGCGGCTTCGCCGCGCTGA
- a CDS encoding tautomerase family protein → MPAVLIEVRRRYTQAEEAEIMAAVHRALVAAFRIPQEDRNVRLIVHEPHRFSCSADLSHPEYRTIVTIDCFAGRSADAKRRLYAGIADELEGLGIPRDHVSTIVHEIQLENWGVGGGHAASDVDLGFTVDV, encoded by the coding sequence ATGCCAGCTGTCCTGATCGAAGTCCGCCGTCGGTACACCCAGGCAGAAGAAGCCGAAATCATGGCGGCGGTTCACCGAGCACTCGTCGCCGCCTTCCGAATCCCTCAGGAGGATCGGAACGTTCGGCTCATCGTTCACGAGCCGCATCGCTTTTCGTGTTCCGCTGATCTCTCGCACCCCGAATATCGAACGATCGTCACGATCGATTGCTTCGCGGGTCGATCAGCCGATGCGAAGAGGCGTCTCTACGCCGGGATCGCCGACGAGCTCGAAGGCCTGGGCATTCCGCGCGATCATGTGTCGACGATCGTGCACGAAATCCAGCTGGAGAACTGGGGCGTCGGCGGCGGACACGCGGCCAGCGACGTCGATCTCGGATTCACCGTAGACGTGTGA
- a CDS encoding methionine synthase: protein MPTLLPTAIVGSLPKPSWLAEPETLWSPWKLEGDALVEGKRDALRSAVHEQRRRGIDIISDGEQTRQHFVTTFIEHLTGVDFEQRETVRIRDRYDASVPTVVGAVSREKPVFVDDARFLRQQTDRPIKWALPGPMTMIDTLYDRHYRSREKLAWEFATILNQEARELEAAGVDIIQFDEPAFNVFHDEVRDWGVATLERATEGLHAETAVHICYGYGIKANTDWKATLGSQWRQYEHSFPLLQRSTIDIVSLECLHSHVPMELIELIRGKKVMLGAIDVASDSIETPEEVADTLRNALRFVDADKLIPSTNCGMAPLSRDVALQKLSALSAGAAIVREEVDDTVSMASQPILGTG from the coding sequence ATGCCTACGCTCCTGCCCACCGCCATCGTCGGCAGCCTGCCGAAGCCGTCGTGGCTCGCCGAACCGGAGACCCTCTGGTCTCCGTGGAAGCTGGAGGGTGATGCGCTGGTCGAGGGCAAGCGCGATGCGCTGCGCAGCGCAGTCCACGAGCAGCGCCGGCGCGGCATCGACATCATCAGCGACGGCGAGCAGACCCGCCAGCACTTCGTCACGACGTTCATCGAGCACCTCACAGGGGTCGACTTCGAGCAGCGTGAGACAGTTCGAATCCGCGATCGATACGACGCGAGCGTCCCGACCGTCGTCGGCGCTGTGAGCCGCGAGAAGCCGGTGTTCGTCGACGACGCGAGATTTCTGCGCCAGCAGACCGATCGACCGATCAAGTGGGCGCTCCCTGGCCCGATGACAATGATCGACACGCTCTACGACCGCCACTACCGCAGCCGCGAGAAGCTGGCGTGGGAGTTCGCGACGATCCTCAATCAGGAAGCGAGAGAACTCGAGGCGGCAGGGGTCGACATCATCCAATTCGACGAGCCCGCATTCAACGTGTTCCACGATGAGGTGCGGGACTGGGGTGTCGCGACGCTAGAGAGGGCGACCGAGGGACTGCACGCGGAAACCGCCGTGCACATCTGCTACGGCTACGGCATCAAGGCGAACACCGACTGGAAGGCGACCCTCGGATCCCAGTGGCGGCAGTACGAGCACTCGTTCCCCCTGTTGCAGCGGTCAACCATCGACATCGTCTCGCTGGAGTGCCTCCACTCCCATGTGCCGATGGAGCTCATCGAGCTCATCCGCGGCAAGAAGGTCATGCTCGGGGCCATCGACGTGGCGAGCGATTCGATCGAAACTCCGGAGGAGGTCGCCGATACCCTGCGGAACGCGCTCAGGTTCGTCGACGCGGACAAGCTCATCCCGAGCACGAACTGCGGAATGGCCCCGTTGTCTCGGGACGTTGCACTTCAGAAGCTGAGCGCGCTCAGTGCGGGCGCAGCCATCGTCCGCGAGGAGGTCGACGATACGGTGAGTATGGCTTCACAGCCGATACTCGGCACCGGATAA
- a CDS encoding putative oxygenase MesX — MANDFTFSITTTRFDEDYSPSDSSRITTNFANLARGEHRQQNLRNALAMIDHRFNDLAHRDNPNRDRYTVELEIVSVALQFTTQGADQGFPLLEILDVQIVDRHTGERRHGIVGNNFSSYIRDYDFSVLLPAAGEGAAGFTVPADFGELHGRLFQHFLDSAAYRERFPLPPVICISVSTSKTYRRTEYRHPVLGVEYEQEDYSLTDAYFGRMGMQVRYFMPVGSAAPLAFYFRGDLIGDYTDLQLIGTISTMETFQKIYRPEIYNAHSPAASIYRPSLEQQDYSRTQIDYDRVERNQLAKKQGKYTEEHFMKPHGRALEQWAADYLAPVR; from the coding sequence ATGGCGAACGACTTCACGTTCAGCATCACCACCACCCGCTTCGACGAGGACTACTCGCCGTCGGACAGTTCGCGGATCACCACGAACTTCGCCAATCTGGCCCGAGGCGAACACCGCCAGCAGAACCTCCGCAACGCCCTGGCGATGATCGACCACCGCTTCAACGATCTCGCGCACCGGGACAACCCGAACCGGGACCGCTACACGGTCGAACTCGAGATCGTCTCCGTGGCGCTGCAGTTCACTACGCAAGGCGCTGATCAGGGCTTCCCGCTGCTCGAGATCCTCGATGTCCAGATCGTCGATCGACACACCGGCGAACGCCGCCACGGGATCGTGGGCAACAACTTCTCGTCCTACATCCGCGATTATGACTTCAGCGTGCTGCTGCCGGCGGCAGGTGAAGGTGCGGCCGGGTTCACCGTCCCCGCCGACTTCGGCGAACTCCACGGCAGGCTGTTCCAGCACTTCCTCGACTCGGCCGCGTACCGCGAACGCTTCCCGCTGCCGCCCGTGATCTGCATCAGCGTGTCGACGAGCAAGACGTACCGTCGGACCGAGTACCGGCATCCGGTTCTCGGGGTCGAATATGAGCAGGAAGACTACTCGCTGACCGACGCGTACTTCGGACGCATGGGCATGCAGGTCCGATACTTCATGCCGGTCGGCAGCGCCGCTCCGCTCGCGTTCTACTTCCGCGGCGATCTGATCGGTGACTACACCGACCTGCAGCTCATCGGCACCATCAGCACGATGGAGACGTTCCAGAAGATCTACCGACCCGAGATCTACAACGCACACTCGCCCGCTGCGAGCATCTACCGACCGAGCCTGGAGCAGCAGGACTACTCGCGGACGCAGATCGACTACGACCGCGTCGAGCGCAATCAGCTCGCGAAGAAGCAGGGAAAGTACACGGAGGAACACTTCATGAAGCCCCACGGGAGAGCACTCGAGCAGTGGGCGGCCGACTACCTCGCTCCCGTCCGATGA
- a CDS encoding LysR family transcriptional regulator: MARASGSFTLQQLHYFIEVAAEGSISAAADLLYVSQPTMSAAMKDLETRVGRALLVRSARGVTLTDEGAEFLGYARQVTEQAALLEQRYLGRPPSRRLLGVSAQHYSFVVDAFVRMVRSSGAAEYEFSLRETRTWDIIEDVRTLRSELGILYRNDFNRNVIDKLLRDSGLAFHPLFLAEPHIFISRKNPLAARDRVALADLADVPRLTFDQGANNSFYFAEEILSTLSSKREIRVSDRATIFNLMIGLDGYTISTGIISDDLDPEIVAIPLDVDERIEIGWIGHSAIPLTQQAQRYLDELRAVVAGFGVALLG, encoded by the coding sequence ATGGCTCGGGCGTCAGGCAGTTTCACCTTGCAGCAGCTCCACTACTTCATCGAGGTCGCTGCGGAGGGGTCGATCAGCGCCGCGGCCGACTTGCTCTACGTTTCCCAGCCGACCATGTCGGCGGCGATGAAAGACCTCGAGACCCGCGTGGGCCGCGCCCTGCTCGTCCGCTCTGCCCGCGGGGTGACCCTCACCGACGAAGGCGCAGAGTTCCTTGGATATGCCAGGCAGGTCACCGAGCAGGCAGCGCTCCTCGAGCAGCGCTACCTCGGGCGGCCACCCTCGCGCCGCCTGCTCGGGGTTTCGGCGCAGCACTACTCGTTCGTGGTCGATGCGTTCGTCCGGATGGTGAGGAGCAGCGGGGCGGCCGAATACGAGTTCTCGTTGCGTGAGACTCGCACCTGGGACATCATCGAGGACGTCCGGACCCTCCGCAGCGAGCTCGGTATCCTCTATCGGAACGATTTCAACCGGAACGTCATCGACAAACTGCTCCGGGACTCCGGTCTTGCGTTCCACCCGCTCTTCCTCGCCGAGCCGCACATCTTCATATCCCGGAAGAATCCGCTCGCCGCGCGGGATCGCGTCGCCCTCGCCGATCTCGCCGACGTGCCGCGCCTGACCTTCGACCAGGGGGCGAACAATTCGTTCTACTTCGCCGAGGAGATTCTCTCCACCTTGTCGAGCAAGCGGGAGATCCGGGTCTCCGACCGTGCCACCATCTTCAACCTCATGATCGGGCTCGACGGCTACACGATCTCGACGGGCATCATCAGCGACGACCTCGATCCCGAGATCGTCGCCATTCCGCTTGACGTCGACGAACGCATCGAGATCGGCTGGATCGGCCATTCGGCGATCCCGCTCACCCAGCAGGCACAGCGCTACCTCGATGAACTGCGGGCCGTTGTGGCCGGGTTCGGCGTGGCGCTGCTCGGGTAG
- a CDS encoding type II toxin-antitoxin system VapC family toxin, which yields MTALLDHVRRAGVPRGAHDLIIAAHARQTGRRVVSLDVKARFGDLPGVGVAGQG from the coding sequence ATGACGGCCCTGCTCGACCACGTGCGGCGCGCCGGGGTACCCCGTGGCGCCCATGATCTGATCATCGCTGCCCACGCGCGACAGACCGGGCGGCGCGTCGTATCGCTCGACGTCAAGGCTCGTTTCGGCGACCTGCCCGGCGTCGGCGTCGCCGGGCAGGGATGA